A DNA window from Pseudomonas sp. GD03919 contains the following coding sequences:
- the modC gene encoding molybdenum ABC transporter ATP-binding protein: MFGFGKRPAAVVADDGRIHARFLVRHAGFTLDVDLDLPGRGVTALFGHSGSGKTSCLRCFAGLDRPQQGYLQVAGERWQDSACGFFLPAHKRAIGYVFQDANLFPHLSVRQNLAYGQRRIPPAQRKVALDQALQLLGIGHLLERMPSALSGGERQRVGIARALVTSPRLLLMDEPLASLDLKRKQEVLPYLQRLHEELDIPVLYVSHAPDEVARLADHLVLLDEGQVRASGPLKDILLQPDLPFAGEDDAEAVIDGEVCGHDAAYHLLHLRLPGSEAQLRLPHAALPDGHRVRVKIKARDVSLSLQHAEGSSLLNRLPVQVDSCQALDAQMLLTLRLGEQRLLARITRYSFDQLGIHVGQALWAQIKSVSLLAP, from the coding sequence ATGTTCGGTTTCGGCAAGCGCCCAGCAGCGGTCGTCGCTGACGATGGGCGCATTCATGCGCGTTTTCTAGTCAGGCATGCGGGCTTTACCCTGGATGTCGACCTCGACCTGCCCGGGCGCGGCGTCACTGCGCTGTTCGGCCATTCCGGCTCGGGCAAGACCAGTTGCCTGCGCTGCTTCGCCGGGCTGGATCGCCCGCAGCAGGGCTATCTGCAGGTGGCCGGCGAGCGCTGGCAGGACAGTGCGTGCGGTTTTTTTCTGCCGGCGCACAAGCGCGCCATCGGCTACGTATTCCAGGATGCCAACCTGTTCCCACACCTGAGTGTGCGCCAGAACCTGGCGTACGGCCAGCGGCGCATCCCGCCGGCGCAGCGCAAGGTGGCGCTGGATCAGGCGCTGCAATTACTCGGCATCGGTCATTTGCTCGAGCGCATGCCCTCGGCGCTGTCCGGCGGCGAACGCCAGCGCGTCGGCATCGCCCGTGCACTGGTGACCAGCCCGCGCCTGCTGCTGATGGACGAGCCGCTGGCCTCGCTCGATCTCAAGCGCAAGCAGGAGGTGCTGCCCTACCTGCAGCGCCTGCACGAGGAGCTGGACATCCCCGTGCTCTACGTCAGCCATGCGCCGGACGAAGTGGCGCGCCTGGCCGATCATCTGGTGCTGCTCGATGAAGGCCAGGTACGCGCCAGCGGCCCGCTCAAGGACATCCTGCTGCAGCCCGACCTGCCCTTCGCCGGCGAGGACGATGCCGAAGCGGTGATCGACGGCGAGGTCTGCGGCCATGATGCCGCCTACCACTTGCTGCATCTGCGCCTGCCCGGCAGCGAAGCCCAGCTGCGCCTACCCCATGCAGCACTGCCTGACGGGCACCGGGTGCGGGTGAAGATCAAGGCACGTGACGTCAGCCTCAGCCTACAGCACGCCGAGGGCAGCAGCCTGCTCAATCGGCTGCCGGTGCAGGTGGACAGTTGCCAGGCGCTGGACGCGCAGATGTTGCTGACCCTGCGCCTGGGTGAGCAGCGCCTGCTGGCACGCATCACCCGCTATTCATTCGATCAGTTGGGCATTCATGTCGGCCAGGCGCTCTGGGCGCAGATCAAGTCGGTGTCGCTGCTGGCGCCGTAG
- the modB gene encoding molybdate ABC transporter permease subunit yields MPLSKNDLDAILLTLELASLTTVLLLIIGTPIAWWLARTDSWLKRPVGAVVALPLVLPPTVIGFYLLVSMGPNGFFGQLTQSLGLGTFTFTFTGLVIGSIFYSLPFVVQPLQNAFEAIGRAPLEAAATLRASPWDSFFSVVLPLARPGFITAAILSFAHTIGEFGVVLMIGGNIPGKTQVVSVQIYNHVEAMEYAQAHWLAGGMLAFSFIVLLTLYSGRSHKMRAL; encoded by the coding sequence ATGCCGCTGTCGAAGAATGACCTCGACGCCATCCTCCTGACCCTGGAGCTGGCTTCGCTGACCACCGTGCTGCTGCTGATCATCGGTACGCCGATTGCCTGGTGGTTGGCGCGCACCGACTCCTGGCTCAAACGCCCGGTCGGCGCCGTGGTGGCGCTGCCGCTGGTGCTGCCACCGACGGTGATCGGCTTCTACCTGCTGGTGAGCATGGGCCCCAACGGCTTTTTCGGCCAACTGACGCAGAGCCTTGGTCTCGGCACCTTCACCTTTACCTTCACCGGCCTGGTGATCGGCTCAATCTTCTACTCGCTGCCCTTCGTCGTGCAGCCGCTGCAGAACGCCTTCGAGGCCATTGGCCGTGCTCCGCTGGAAGCGGCGGCGACCCTGCGCGCCAGCCCCTGGGACAGCTTCTTCAGCGTGGTGCTGCCGCTGGCGCGGCCCGGCTTCATCACTGCCGCGATTCTCAGCTTCGCCCATACCATCGGCGAGTTCGGCGTGGTGCTGATGATCGGCGGCAATATCCCCGGCAAGACCCAGGTGGTGTCGGTACAGATCTACAACCATGTCGAAGCCATGGAATACGCCCAGGCGCACTGGCTGGCCGGCGGCATGCTGGCGTTCTCCTTCATCGTTCTGCTCACGCTGTACAGCGGGCGCAGCCATAAGATGAGGGCGCTGTGA
- a CDS encoding class I SAM-dependent methyltransferase, translating into MPLSPDELAQISALTLAHYQSSAEDFREGTRDHDVSQNIAALLRHIEGEKPWRILDFGCGPGRDLRTFSGLGHEAIGLDGCAEFVVMARADSGCEVWQQSFLELELPAGHFDGIFANASLFHVPDQELPRVLGQLHTALKPGGVLFSSNPRGENQEGWNGPRYGSYHDLERWRARLTAAGFVELEHYYRPAGLPRDQQPWLASVWRRS; encoded by the coding sequence ATGCCGCTCAGCCCCGACGAACTCGCACAGATCAGCGCCCTGACCCTGGCCCACTACCAGAGCAGCGCCGAGGACTTTCGCGAAGGCACGCGCGACCATGACGTGAGTCAGAACATCGCTGCGCTGCTGCGGCATATTGAGGGCGAGAAGCCCTGGCGCATCCTCGATTTCGGCTGCGGGCCGGGGCGCGACCTGCGCACCTTCAGCGGCCTGGGCCACGAAGCCATCGGCCTGGATGGCTGCGCCGAGTTCGTCGTCATGGCGCGTGCCGACAGCGGCTGCGAGGTGTGGCAGCAGAGCTTCCTCGAACTGGAGCTGCCGGCCGGGCATTTCGACGGCATCTTCGCCAACGCCAGCCTGTTCCATGTGCCGGATCAGGAACTGCCGCGCGTACTCGGCCAACTGCACACGGCACTCAAGCCAGGCGGCGTGTTGTTCAGCTCCAACCCGCGCGGTGAGAATCAGGAAGGCTGGAACGGCCCGCGCTACGGCAGTTATCACGATCTGGAACGCTGGCGCGCGCGTCTCACCGCGGCCGGTTTCGTCGAGCTGGAACATTACTACCGCCCCGCCGGCCTGCCTCGCGATCAGCAGCCCTGGCTGGCCAGTGTCTGGCGGCGCAGCTGA
- the modA gene encoding molybdate ABC transporter substrate-binding protein: protein MIKTVQRSLLGLALLFTGGVAADEVKVAVAANFTAPMQAIAPAFEKATGHTLVASFGATGQFYAQINNGAPFDVFLSADDTTPARLESEGATVPGSRFTYAIGSLVLWSADASYLDGTDTALRAGQFRHLAIANPKTAPYGLAATQVLARLGLSEAVQGKLVEGQNITQTHQFVSTGNAELGFVALSQVYTGGKLGSGSAWIVPAALYDPIRQDAVILKQGANNPAAAALVEYLKGPEAARVIESFGYKL, encoded by the coding sequence ATGATCAAGACAGTGCAACGCAGCCTGCTTGGCCTCGCCCTGCTGTTCACCGGCGGCGTGGCGGCCGATGAGGTCAAGGTCGCCGTCGCCGCCAACTTCACCGCGCCCATGCAAGCCATCGCTCCGGCATTCGAGAAAGCCACCGGCCACACGCTGGTCGCCTCCTTCGGTGCCACCGGGCAGTTCTATGCGCAAATCAATAACGGTGCGCCCTTCGATGTATTCCTCAGCGCCGACGACACGACGCCGGCCAGGCTGGAGAGCGAAGGTGCAACAGTACCCGGCTCGCGTTTCACCTACGCCATCGGCAGCCTGGTGCTGTGGTCGGCCGATGCCAGCTACCTCGACGGCACGGACACCGCGCTCAGGGCCGGCCAGTTCCGGCACCTGGCCATCGCCAACCCGAAGACGGCGCCCTATGGCCTGGCCGCAACGCAGGTACTGGCCAGGCTGGGGCTGAGCGAGGCGGTGCAGGGCAAGCTGGTCGAGGGCCAGAACATCACCCAGACGCATCAGTTCGTCTCCACCGGTAATGCCGAGCTGGGTTTCGTCGCGCTGTCGCAGGTGTATACGGGCGGCAAACTCGGCAGCGGCTCGGCCTGGATCGTGCCGGCGGCCCTGTACGACCCGATCAGGCAGGACGCGGTGATCCTCAAGCAAGGCGCGAACAATCCGGCCGCAGCAGCACTGGTCGAGTACCTGAAAGGCCCGGAAGCCGCCAGGGTGATCGAGTCGTTCGGCTATAAACTGTAA